One part of the Lotus japonicus ecotype B-129 chromosome 2, LjGifu_v1.2 genome encodes these proteins:
- the LOC130736463 gene encoding chlorophyll a-b binding protein P4, chloroplastic-like, which yields MATVTTQASAAVFRPCASKSRFLTGSSGKLNREVAFRPMGCPPSTSFKVEAKKGEWLPGLASPNYLNGSLPGDNGFDPLALAKDPENLKWFVQAELVNGRWAMLGVAGMLLPEVLTNIGLINVPKWYDAGKAEYFASSSTLFVIEYIYIYIKTPKYINQLQEDICKLLGSYFPNSGMQVNRRGMGTNSDKSYAPNRKLKV from the exons ATGGCCACCGTGACTACACAAGCTTCCGCCGCTGTTTTCCGGCCATGTGCTTCTAAGTCGAGGTTTCTTACCGGCTCTTCTGGTAAACTGAACAGGGAAGTGGCTTTTAGGCCAATGGGGTGTCCTCCTTCTACTTCTTTCAAGGTAGAAGCTAAGAAAGGAGAGTGGTTACCTGGCTTGGCCTCCCCAAATTACCTCAATGGCAGTCTTCCTGGTGACAATGGGTTTGATCCTCTGGCACTAGCTAAAGACCCAGAGAACTTGAAGTGGTTTGTTCAAGCAGAGCTTGTGAACGGACGATGGGCCATGTTGGGTGTTGCAGGGATGTTGCTTCCTGAGGTACTCACCAACATTGGACTCATCAATGTCCCCAAATGGTATGATGCTGGGAAAGCAGAGTACTTTGCTTCATCCTCAACCCTCTTTGTGattgagtatatatatatatat ATTAAAACACCAAAGTACATAAATCAGTTACAGGAAGATATATGTAAACTGTTAGGAAGCTATTTCCCTAACAGTGGAATGCAAGTGAACAG AAGAGGAATGGGTACCAATTCTGACAAGAGCTATGCTCCTAATAGGAAGCTCAaagtgtaa